The genomic region ACGTTGACGGGCACGAAGGCGGAGCTTCGGGAATTCCACGATCTCCTGCGCCAACACGCCGATCCGTCCCACTCCGGGAGAGGTATCGTCGAGATCGATGATGTCATCGCCCGTGGAACGCTGATCGTGGCCAGCCTGTCCAGCACGCTCCATTCCCTCGGGAAGATGCGGGACGAAATCGAGAACCGGACACGCAGCCTCAAGGACCGTTCGAAGCATACAGTCTACGGATTCCTCGGCGTCTCCGTCGCGCTGGCCATCCTCGCCTTCGCCGTCACGATCCGCGCGGTGGCGCGGCCGGTCGACGCCTTCGTCAAGGGAATCAAGAGCGTGGCGGACGGCAAGTTCCAGGACAAGATCGCTATCCGGTCGAAGGATGAGATCGGGTACCTGGCGGACCGGTTCAACGGCATGATCGACCGCCTGAACGAGATGAACATGGAGAAGGACCGGCACCTGGCGGAACTGGCGGATTTCAACGACCGGCTCGAAGAACGGGTGCGGGAAGCCACCGGGGGCCTTGCCCGCGCCAACCGGGAGCTGAAATCCGCCCAGGAACAGATGGTGCGCGCGGAGACGATGGCGGCGATCGGGACGCTGTCGTCGGGGATCTCCCACGAGCTCAGCACGCCCTTGAGCGTGGTTCTGAACATGGCCCAGCTCGTCAAGCAGGACGTGCGGGACAACCCCGGCCTGCTCAAGGACATCGAGGTGATCGAGTACGAGGCCAACCAGGCTATCAAGATCACCCGGAGCCTGCTGGGATTCGCGCGGTCCGCAAAATCGAAAAAAGAAAGATCGAACGTCAACGACGTCCTCCGGGAGTTGTTCAAGATCCTGGAGTTCCAGCCCAGGGCGAAATCGATCGCGCTGGTCAAGGACCTGGATTCGGCCGTAATGCCGATCCTGGCCGGAGCGGGCCAGCTCCGGCAGGTCTTCCTGAACGTAATATTGAATGCGGTACAGGCCATGCCAGGGGGGGGCGAGCTCAGGGTCGTCACCCGCAACATCCGGGAACCGCACTTCGAGGGTGTCGAAATCGCCGTTTCCGACACGGGTGTGGGCATCCCCAAGGACCAGATCAAGAAGATCTTTCAGCCGTTCTTCACGACGAAGGAAGAAGGAACAGGCCTGGGACTCGCCATCACCTACGGAATTATCCGGGAACACAACGGCAAGATAGAGGTGGAAAGCGAGGAGGGCAAGGGGACCACGTTCCGCATCTTCATTCCGAAGAGCCCGGAGGATAACACCGCATGAACCGGAACATCCTCGTCGTCGAAGACGACCTCAACCTATCGGCGGTCCTGTCGCGTGTGCTGCGCCGCGAAGGATACGACGTGGCCGTCTCCAATACCGTTGCGGACGGAATCGACCGGGTCCGCAGTGAAGCGCCCGGGATCGTCCTGACCGACATCTACCTGCCTGACGGCAACGGGATCGACATCCTCGAATACGCGAAGTCGATCGGCGCGGGCACGGACGTGATCGTCATGACGGCGAATGCGACGGTCGAGTCCGCCATCGAAGCGCTGAAGAAAGGCGCGCAGGACTACCTTCTCAAGCCCTTCCAGGTGGACGAGCTCGTCATCCTGTTCCGCAAGATCTTCGAGCGGAAGGCGCTGATCGCCGAAAATCTCTACCTCAAGGGAGAGATCCGGACCCGCTCCGGGTTTGCGGACCTGGTCGGCGAATCCCCTTGCATGCGCGATCTCTTCGAGGTGGTCGACAGCCTTTCCCGCAGCGGGGCGGGCGTGCTGATCCAGGGGGAGAGCGGCACCGGCAAGGAACTTATCGCACGGGCGATCCACTTCCGCGGGGACCGGGCGGAAAGGATGTTCGTGCCGATCAACTGCAGCGCGATCCCCGATAACCTGCTCGAGTCGGAGCTGTTCGGCCACCTCAAGGGATCCTACACGGGGGCGGCGGAAAACAAGAAGGGGCTGTTCGAGCATGCGGACAAGGGCACCCTCTTCCTGGACGAGATCGGCGACCTCTCGACGGCGCTCCAGGCCAAGCTGTTGCGGGTGCTCCAGGATGGGCGGATCAGACGGATCGGCGACTTCCGGGAGATAGAGGTGGACACGCGGATCGTCGCCGCCACCAACAAGGACCTCCCCGCCCTCATCAAGCACGGGGATTTCCGTGAGGACCTTTATTACCGTTTGGCGGTGGTGCCCATCCGCGTCCCGCCCCTTCGGGAACGCAGGGAGGACATCCCCCTTCTGGCCGGGCATTTTACAGGCAAATACGCGGTGCCGAAGCAGCGGGAGATCCGGTTCGCCGATGAGACGCTTGAGACCCTCGGGTCATACGCCTGGCCGGGCAACGTGCGGGAACTCAAGAACCTCGTGGAACGGCTGACGATCCTGAGGCCTGGAAGGACCATCGGGCCGGACGACCTGCCTGCCGAGATGACAAGCGGAAGTTCAGCGTTCGATGCGATCGCCCCCGGCGCCGGCTACCAGGAGGCGAAGCAGCGGATGCTGGACGATTTCCATCGAAAGTTCATCGACAAGGCGCTTACGGAGCACGGCGGCAACGTCTCCAGGGCCGCCGAGTCCATCGGCATGGACCGGGGGAACTTCCAGCGGCTCCTGCGCCGCTACGGCGTGCGGTCCTCCGCTTTCCGGCCCGACGAATAGGGACATCTCCCGGCGGGATTCGTCCCACGCCCGCATTTCCCACCATGCTTCTGCGGCCGGTGCGTCGATTCCTGCTCCCCGGTGCGTCAATTCCCACCCCCCCGATTCCGATGGAAAAATCGTTGACGGATAAGCATAACCATTCCTGCTCCGCGGGATAGGTGCGTCAGGACCGCGCAGAAAACCCCTTTTCCCCGATTCGCGGGGATTCTTCAACAAGTTGTATTTCCGGCCTGAAAACAGTCACTTCCGCGTTTCCGGCCGGTGTGGCGCGACGCTTGCGTAGGACGTAGGGCAAAGGGACGCCCGCTATCGCGGGGCCGGACCGCCAATGCCATCGTCACTGCCATATAGATCGAGGCCACTCTTGCGCCGGAAAGGAGAAATCATGAGACGGAGGCTGATCTGGGTAATGCTAACAATGGTCGTCACGACCTGGGCCGGGTGCAACGGCGACAAATCGACTTCGGTTTCGGTGAGCGGGTCGTTATCCTCTCCCGTGTCCAACGCCACCTGCCTCGCCGCCGACTGCCACGGCAACACCGTACTGGCGAAGACGATCGTCAACGATCAGGGCAACAATGAAA from Deltaproteobacteria bacterium harbors:
- a CDS encoding HAMP domain-containing protein, with amino-acid sequence TLTGTKAELREFHDLLRQHADPSHSGRGIVEIDDVIARGTLIVASLSSTLHSLGKMRDEIENRTRSLKDRSKHTVYGFLGVSVALAILAFAVTIRAVARPVDAFVKGIKSVADGKFQDKIAIRSKDEIGYLADRFNGMIDRLNEMNMEKDRHLAELADFNDRLEERVREATGGLARANRELKSAQEQMVRAETMAAIGTLSSGISHELSTPLSVVLNMAQLVKQDVRDNPGLLKDIEVIEYEANQAIKITRSLLGFARSAKSKKERSNVNDVLRELFKILEFQPRAKSIALVKDLDSAVMPILAGAGQLRQVFLNVILNAVQAMPGGGELRVVTRNIREPHFEGVEIAVSDTGVGIPKDQIKKIFQPFFTTKEEGTGLGLAITYGIIREHNGKIEVESEEGKGTTFRIFIPKSPEDNTA
- a CDS encoding sigma-54-dependent Fis family transcriptional regulator, giving the protein MNRNILVVEDDLNLSAVLSRVLRREGYDVAVSNTVADGIDRVRSEAPGIVLTDIYLPDGNGIDILEYAKSIGAGTDVIVMTANATVESAIEALKKGAQDYLLKPFQVDELVILFRKIFERKALIAENLYLKGEIRTRSGFADLVGESPCMRDLFEVVDSLSRSGAGVLIQGESGTGKELIARAIHFRGDRAERMFVPINCSAIPDNLLESELFGHLKGSYTGAAENKKGLFEHADKGTLFLDEIGDLSTALQAKLLRVLQDGRIRRIGDFREIEVDTRIVAATNKDLPALIKHGDFREDLYYRLAVVPIRVPPLRERREDIPLLAGHFTGKYAVPKQREIRFADETLETLGSYAWPGNVRELKNLVERLTILRPGRTIGPDDLPAEMTSGSSAFDAIAPGAGYQEAKQRMLDDFHRKFIDKALTEHGGNVSRAAESIGMDRGNFQRLLRRYGVRSSAFRPDE